The Anguilla anguilla isolate fAngAng1 chromosome 4, fAngAng1.pri, whole genome shotgun sequence genome has a window encoding:
- the acer1 gene encoding alkaline ceramidase 1, with protein sequence MAGMFAYESSEVDWCEDNYKHSENVVEYFNTMSSFVFFVVSPIMLYLFHPYARERNLAVHLVWLLMIFVGLFSMYFHMTLSYMGQMLDEISILWVLAIGYALWFPRRHFPFFVKDRTTFSRMVLAITVVTTLSSFIRPTANAYALNCFALHILYSLGLEMRSCTDQRALRLAQASVGLWVLAISCWISDRFGCSVWQKLNFCYLHGIWHILIVVATAYGSTLVAYLDASYEIPHSLPSLQYWPRDDWALGLPYIALRGTTKTRKGC encoded by the exons ATGGCAGGAATGTTTGCCTACGAGAGCTCGGAGGTGGACTGGTGCGAGGACAACTACAAGCACTCAGAAAACGTGGTGGAATATTTTAACACG ATGAGCAGCTTCGTCTTCTTCGTGGTCTCCCCCATCATGCTCTACCTGTTCCACCCCTACGCCCGGGAGCGGAACCTGGCCGTGCACCTGGTCTGGCTCCTGATGATATTTGTGG GTCTGTTCTCCATGTACTTCCACATGACGCTGAGCTACATGGGGCAGATGCTGGATGAGATCTCCATCCTGTGGGTGCTGGCCATTGGCTATGCCCTCTGGTTCCCACGGAGACATTTTCCCTTCTTCGTCAAGGACAG gACGACCTTCTCCAGGATGGTCCTTGCCATCACCGTGGTTACCACCCTGTCTTCCTTCATCAGGCCCACCGCCAACGCCTACGCCCTCAACTGCTTCGCCCTTCACATCCTGTACTCCCTGGGCCTAGAGATGCGCAG CTGCACGGACCAGCGGGCCCTGCGTCTGGCCCAGGCCTCGGTGGGCCTGTGGGTGCTGGCCATCTCCTGCTGGATCAGCGACCGATTCGGCTGCAGCGTCTGGCAGAAACTCAACTTCTGCTACCTGCACGGGATCTG GCACATCCTGATCGTGGTGGCCACGGCTTACGGCAGCACCCTGGTGGCCTACCTGGACGCCAGCTATGAGATCCCTCACTCTCTGCCCAGCCTGCAGTACTGGCCCCGGGACGACTGGGCCCTGGGCCTGCCGTACATCGCCCTCAGGGGCACCACAAAGACCCGGAAGGGGTGTTAA